TCAGATGCTTCCCTATGGTCTGATTGCAATTATTTATGCTGTTGCTGGAATTGCAAGATTGATTGCCTTTACTTTGGACACCACCCCGACTCCTGGCTTTTTTAAAGGCATCCCAACCCCAGGGGCAGCCCTGCTTGTAACGGCTCCGTTCATTATGCTTGAACAAGCCAGATTGAGTGAATCATCCAGTTTATTGATTTGGATATATCTCTGCTCAGGAATGATGGTTCTTTGCTCACTATTGATGAATTTCTACAAGATCCGATACATCCACGCTGGCCGCTATTTCAATCAAAATCCTTGGATGGGGAGAGCAACCGCACTAATTTTAGTTGTGTTTGCGTTCACAGATTTCTTCGGTTACGTTGCCTTGATCTACATGCTTGGTTACGCTATTTCTCCACTTCTTATCGGGAAAAATTCTCAAGAGATCAGCAATCAAGAATCGCATAATCCCGTCCATAATTAACGGTTTTCAGTTTTGAACAGCGAAAATCCAGACCGCCTTGTTGCTCCAGAAATTCAGGATGGTGAGTCACAGGACTTATCCCTACGGCCAACCCGCCTCAGTGAATATATTGGTCAATCGACAGTAAAAGAGAATCTGTGGGTTTTCATTCGTGCTGCTCGTAAGCGAGGTCAGGCACTGGATCACGTACTTCTAAGTGGTCCTCCAGGATTAGGCAAAACTACCTTGGCCAATATTTTTGCGAATGAGCTAGCGGTCCCGTTAAGGTCTTCCTCAGGTCCAGTTGTAGAAAGACAGGGCGATCTAGCAGCAATATTGACCAACTTGGAACCGGGATCTGTTCTATTTCTGGATGAAATTCATCGAATGAATCGAGTTGTCGAGGAAGTGCTTTATTCAGCAATGGAAGATTTTACTTTGGATATCCTCATTGGTGAGGGTCCTGCAGCTAGAACAGTAAAATTAGACTTACCTAGATTCACCCTCGTTGGAGCAACCACACGTGCTGGATTATTAAGTGCACCCCTGAGAGATCGATTTGGCATTCAATGCCGGCTTGAGTACTACACTCCTGAAGAACTGAAGCTGATCGTCATCAGAGCTGCAGCTTTGCTCGAAATTGAAATCGTTGAAGAAGCTGCGATGGAACTGGCCACCAGATCTCGAGGCACTCCAAGGATAGCAAACCGTATGTTACGACGATGTCGGGATTTTGCAGACCTAGAAACAGGAGGGATTATTACCCTACTGCTGGTCCAGAAGAGCTTGGCAAGGATGGGAATTGATGAACTCGGGTTGGACCAAATGGACTGTCACATCCTGCGCACTATCATTGAAAAATATGACGGTGGTCCTGTTGGTTTGAACACACTCTCTGCTGCAGTTTCCGAAGAACAGGACACCCTTGAGGAAGTCTATGAACCCTTTCTACTGATGCAGGGATTTCTTCAAAGAACACCTCGTGGCAGAATGGTAACCCGACAAGCCTATGAGCATCTTGGCATGAACATTCGATCAGAAGATCAACTTCCTCTTTTTTCCAACAGATGAACTGTTCTCTCTCTCAGTAATCCACCCTCTGAATATCTGCTCCGAGTCTACGTAAGCGTTCATCAATTCTCTCGTAGCCCCGATCAATTTGATGAACATTTTGGATGATACTCTCACCTTTGGCACAAAGTGCGGCAATCAAAAGCGCCATTCCAGCTCGAATATCTGGAGACGAGACAGGCATTCCTTGTAGTTTAGAGGGCCCTGAAACAACAGCACGATGAGGATCACAGAGAAGGATTTGAGCTCCCATGGAGATCAACTTGTCTACCCAGAAGAGTCTGCTTTCAAACATCTTTTCGAAAATCAGAACCGTTCCTTTACATTGCGTAGCCACGACAGTCATGATGCTTGTAAGGTCTGCGGGAAATCCTGGCCATGGGGCGTCATCAATCTTGGGAATGCCGGGGAATTCCTGATTGATTCTCAAAGACTGTTCTGCTGGAACCATTAAGTCATCACCTTCTATATTTGTAGACACCCCCAGTCTTTCAAACATCATCCTGATCATTTTCAACTGATCAACTCCCGCATTCCTGATCTTTAGCTCACTTCCTGTAACAGCAGCTAGACCGATGAATGAACCTACCTCCGTGTGGTCAGGCTGGATAGTATATTCAGCACCATGCAAGCGAACACATCCATCTATGGTCAATAAATTACTACCAATTCCTGTGATGTGTGCGCCCATCTTCAACAGGCAGCTGCATAAACCCTGAACGTGGGGTTCGCATGCAGCATTGTAAATTTTTGTTCTACCCCAAGCCATCACAGCAGCCATGATTGCGTTCTCTGTAGCCATTACACTGGCTTCATCTAAGTAAATTGAAGTTCCACAGAGTCGATCTGTTTGCATCACATACTCACCCTCTGAATCCAGCTCAATCTTTGCACCCAATTGTCGTAGAGCAAGAAGATGAGTTTGAACTGGGCGCATTCCAATCCGGTCACCACCAGGTGCAGGAAGGCGGATGCAACCATAGCGGGCGAGCATCGGCCCAGCTAACAGGAATGATCCCCGGATTTCACGGGCTGCATCCGTATCAGGATCACAATGAGTTAGTTGACGAGACTCAAAACGCAACGAATGAGGACCAATTTCTTCAATGATGACTCCTAAACTCTCAAGCAGGTCCATCATTGATCGAATATCGGCAATGTCTGGTACATTGTGCAGAATGACAGGTTCCTCTGTCAGTAAAACTGCTGCCAAGACAGGGAGAGCCTCGTTTTTATTTCCAGAAGGCGTTATCTCTCCTTGCAGTGGGTTCCCCCCCTGCACAATAAATTTCTCGTTAGATTTCATTTCGAATTCGTCATATCCCATGCTTCATCCCTGAAGAATTTAAACTCCTGTTGAAAACTGATTCAAACCTTCACTGCAAAGGAGACACCGGAGTCTTCTTTATTCAACAGGATTTTTTTCAGATGTTGATTGGATGATTGCTTTATTGAGACTAGAAATTGATAAGAATGATCAAGAATTAAGCACTACAAGTAATTTTTTTTGAATTGTATTTGTTTAAAAAGTTTCCAAGTCTGACCAGAAAAATCTGGAGTCCCTTTGACTTAGATGATAAAAATATTATTGTTTTCCAAAATTCTTACAATGGATGTCACCAGCCAGGAAGGTAATGCCGCCACTCCACCGCAGTAAAATTCTCCACGAAGAGTCGAAGCACCTTACTAATTGGTTGGAATTTACAGAGATCGACTACCATGATGAAGCTGGTCAGCTTCGCAGTTGGGAGGCAGTTCATCGAAGATCTCGTAACGAAGCTGCGATTATCATTGCGCAGCTTTGGCCAAGTGGGAAATACATCCTAGTTCGTCAATTTCGCCCCCCAACCGGAGGGTATGTTCTAGAGTTTCCAGCAGGTTTAGTCGATTCTGGTGAGACTCCTGCAGCCGCCGCCCTTCGGGAATTGAGTGAAGAGACCGGTTATCAGGGTGTTGTTAGGAGAGTTACAGAACCAATGTACTCCTCTCCAGGCATGCTTGGCGAGGCTTGTCGTTTCGTTTTCGTTGATGTTGATGGAAACTTACCCACTAACAAATCTCCCCAACCACACTCAGAGCCGGGTGAATTTTTAGATGTCTATGTGGTGGATCCTTCTGAAATTTCAAATCTAATGAAAAAGGAGGAGATGAGGACCTCACACGTTGACATCAAACTTTTTGCTTTTTTCAAAGATTTGTTTCCTTCAGAAGAATGATTGAACCAAACTTAATCCAAACCAAATATTCTGAAGTTCTCAACCCAAGTAATTTATGGGAGACCAGGCCCTTTGCAGAGCCTGTTGCCCTGTCAGAACTGGGATTCCTCTTGACCTCAGAACAACTGGGATCGGATCGGTGGAATCATTTGAACAATCTGTTGAACCGCCTCTCACAAGTTTGTCAAACAAGTGATGAACTTCAGGCTGGGTTGCTGCTACACCTCTATCCCTCCTACACAGATTTGCCTGATCGAATGACTCAGCAACTCTGTCATCCAAATGCTTACGAAATATTTTTAAGACTCCGCCAGATTGATGGTTTATCTTTCAAGATGGAGACAGAAAAACATCTGATTCGAGCCAGAGACCTCATTTATGCGATGTGTGGTAATTTCTCGTTGATGATGGCTTTGTTACTGATTCGCCTGCACCGAATCCAGCAATTTGAGGACGTGCCAGAATCTCATCTTGATATGGTTGCAAAACAGTCTCTCCACGTTTATGCGCCCCTGGCTAATCGACTAGGAATTTTCTGGATTAAAGCAGAATTAGAGGACCACGCTTTTCAGATACTGGAGCCTGATCAGTACTATCAATTGAAGAAGCTTGTTGCAAAAAAAAGAAATGAAAGATCGGCACTGGTAGAGTCCATGTCTCACCAAATTCGCCAGACCCTACGCAAAGTAGGC
This DNA window, taken from SAR324 cluster bacterium, encodes the following:
- the ruvB gene encoding Holliday junction branch migration DNA helicase RuvB, yielding MNSENPDRLVAPEIQDGESQDLSLRPTRLSEYIGQSTVKENLWVFIRAARKRGQALDHVLLSGPPGLGKTTLANIFANELAVPLRSSSGPVVERQGDLAAILTNLEPGSVLFLDEIHRMNRVVEEVLYSAMEDFTLDILIGEGPAARTVKLDLPRFTLVGATTRAGLLSAPLRDRFGIQCRLEYYTPEELKLIVIRAAALLEIEIVEEAAMELATRSRGTPRIANRMLRRCRDFADLETGGIITLLLVQKSLARMGIDELGLDQMDCHILRTIIEKYDGGPVGLNTLSAAVSEEQDTLEEVYEPFLLMQGFLQRTPRGRMVTRQAYEHLGMNIRSEDQLPLFSNR
- the murA gene encoding UDP-N-acetylglucosamine 1-carboxyvinyltransferase, encoding MGYDEFEMKSNEKFIVQGGNPLQGEITPSGNKNEALPVLAAVLLTEEPVILHNVPDIADIRSMMDLLESLGVIIEEIGPHSLRFESRQLTHCDPDTDAAREIRGSFLLAGPMLARYGCIRLPAPGGDRIGMRPVQTHLLALRQLGAKIELDSEGEYVMQTDRLCGTSIYLDEASVMATENAIMAAVMAWGRTKIYNAACEPHVQGLCSCLLKMGAHITGIGSNLLTIDGCVRLHGAEYTIQPDHTEVGSFIGLAAVTGSELKIRNAGVDQLKMIRMMFERLGVSTNIEGDDLMVPAEQSLRINQEFPGIPKIDDAPWPGFPADLTSIMTVVATQCKGTVLIFEKMFESRLFWVDKLISMGAQILLCDPHRAVVSGPSKLQGMPVSSPDIRAGMALLIAALCAKGESIIQNVHQIDRGYERIDERLRRLGADIQRVDY
- a CDS encoding NUDIX hydrolase — translated: MPPLHRSKILHEESKHLTNWLEFTEIDYHDEAGQLRSWEAVHRRSRNEAAIIIAQLWPSGKYILVRQFRPPTGGYVLEFPAGLVDSGETPAAAALRELSEETGYQGVVRRVTEPMYSSPGMLGEACRFVFVDVDGNLPTNKSPQPHSEPGEFLDVYVVDPSEISNLMKKEEMRTSHVDIKLFAFFKDLFPSEE